A region of Lycium barbarum isolate Lr01 chromosome 3, ASM1917538v2, whole genome shotgun sequence DNA encodes the following proteins:
- the LOC132632053 gene encoding rust resistance kinase Lr10-like, translated as MTPIFNIHLFLHLLLVCFAGAGAAAAAQDECLPTRCGDSGPVIRFPFRLKDHQPAHCGYPGFELSCTTDDVTRFNLQASAKNVNIPISSSVFVEEIDYKSQAIKVSDFNASCFRRQIQNINSSVWPFTFDQNAYDGFTLFNCSSYNKHSFAYSRINCLSSPHYDVLAFRSASAIWLLPSSCTKMYNIADIPDEVLFGPPDFSQTQINLYWSEPFCGNCEANGKYCKLKSNGSGHETECLDIPEQPGKGLSKQVTIAIVLGSVFAFVLIVLAVYTIVKLKIKKEDQKRIERLLEDYKSLRPTRYSYADIKKITEQFKYKLGQGGYGEVYRGKLSNEILVAVKVLNNFKGEGEDFINEVGSIGRIHHVNVVRLVGYCADGYRRALVYEYLPNDTLQKIISSGNGRGSPLGWEKMQQIAVGTAKGIEYLHQGCNQRIVHFDIKPHNILLDQDFNPKVADFGLAKLCSKEQSAVSMTAARGTIGYIAPEVFSRNYGDVSYRADIYSFGMLLLDTIGGRKKFKAANEQSNISEIYYPEWMYKQLEKGEEIAIQIENEDDSSIIKKLAIVGLWCIQWSPLDRPSMKVVIQMLEGEGIPIMPANPFGSMNLTAAEGSQFINELGSSFETGASSN; from the exons TCATTTGTTATTAGTATGCTTCGCTGGAGctggagcagcagcagcagctCAAGATGAATGCTTGCCAACAAGGTGTGGTGATTCCGGTCCAGTAATTCGATTTCCATTCCGGCTCAAAGATCATCAGCCAGCTCACTGTGGCTACCCTGGTTTCGAATTATCTTGCACCACTGATGATGTCACTCGATTCAACCTCCAGGCATCTGCAAAGAACGTTAACATCCCAATATCAAGCAGTGTTTTTGTTGAGGAAATTGATTACAAATCCCAGGCAATAAAAGTATCAGATTTCAATGCTTCATGTTTTCGCAGGCAGATTCAAAACATAAACTCGTCTGTTTGGCCGTTTACCTTTGATCAGAACGCGTATGATGgcttcactttattcaattgttcCTCATACAACAAGCACTCATTTGCTTATTCTCGGATCAATTGCCTTAGCAGCCCTCATTATGACGTCCTTGCTTTTCGCTCTGCATCAGCTATCTGGCTATTACCATCTTCCTGTACAAAGATGTACAACATTGCAGATATTCCAGACGAGGTACTTTTTGGGCCACCAGATTTTAGTCAAACACAGATTAATCTGTACTGGTCAGAACCATTTTGTGGAAATTGTGAAGCTAATGGAAAGTACTGTAAGTTGAAATCGAATGGCTCGGGTCATGAAACCGAATGCCTTGACATTCCAGAACAGCCTGGCAAAG GGCTGTCAAAGCAAGTTACTATTGCAATTGTACTAGGTAGCGTGTTTGCCTTTGTGTTAATCGTTCTAGCAGTCTATACGATTGTCAAATTGAAAATAAAGAAAGAGGATCAGAAAAGGATTGAGAGGTTACTGGAGGATTATAAGTCTCTGAGACCTACAAGATACAGTTACGCAGATATTAAGAAGATCACAGAGCAATTCAAGTATAAACTTGGTCAAGGAGGCTATGGGGAAGTATACAGAGGGAAGCTTTCAAATGAAATTCTTGTCGCGGTTAAGGTCCTTAACAATTTCAAGGGTGAAGGAGAAGACTTCATCAATGAAGTGGGCAGCATAGGTCGAATTCACCATGTGAACGTTGTGCGCTTAGTTGGTTATTGTGCTGATGGATATAGACGAGCTCTCGTGTATGAATATTTACCAAACGACACACTTCAAAAGATCATATCATCAGGGAATGGAAGAGGGTCACCACTAGGTTGGGAGAAGATGCAGCAAATAGCTGTAGGAACCGCCAAAGGTATCGAGTATTTGCATCAAGGGTGCAATCAACGAATTGTTCACTTTGACATTAAACCTCATAATATCTTGCTAGACCAAGATTTCAATCCAAAAGTTGCGGATTTTGGTCTGGCAAAGTTGTGCTCGAAGGAACAAAGTGCTGTGTCAATGACTGCTGCTCGAGGCACCATTGGCTATATTGCCCCTGAAGTGTTCTCCAGGAACTATGGGGATGTGTCATATAGAGCAGATATTTATAGTTTTGGCATGCTGTTGCTGGATACGATTGGTGGAAGAAAGAAATTTAAAGCCGCAAATGAGCAAAGCAATATCAGTGAGATTTACTACCCAGAGTGGATGTACAAACAGCTGGAGAAAGGAGAAGAAATAGCAATCCAAATTGAGAATGAAGATGACAGCAGCATAATCAAGAAACTAGCAATTGTAGGACTTTGGTGCATTCAGTGGTCTCCATTGGATAGACCATCAATGAAAGTTGTGATTCAAATGCTAGAAGGAGAAGGCATTCCAATTATGCCTGCAAATCCATTCGGTTCAATGAATTTGACTGCTGCAGAGGGAAGTCAATTCATCAATGAGCTTGGAAGCAGTTTTGAAACCGGTGCAAGTTCCAATTGA